Proteins encoded together in one Candidatus Eremiobacterota bacterium window:
- a CDS encoding CerR family C-terminal domain-containing protein, translating to MQKKISSAEKTPHHVNQHAEHHTKKELIMEEAKRIFAEKGFHATTMRDIARAAESNIALIYYYFKDKEDLYHTIIDTTISSLFSMVRTSLSMETTPEERIRAFISAYISFMGKQKYLPRILAREMAEKGQHLDLVAREYLQKSHSTLQETLREGSESCSFNELDYELTALSLLGMMGFYFFAAPMVKKILKKSSYDRQFITKLTEHTASLFFQGIQGAKAPERAKAGIKRRAS from the coding sequence ATGCAGAAGAAAATCAGCAGCGCAGAGAAAACACCTCATCACGTGAACCAACACGCCGAGCACCACACCAAGAAAGAGCTTATCATGGAGGAGGCCAAACGGATCTTCGCCGAGAAAGGCTTCCATGCCACGACGATGCGCGACATCGCCAGGGCCGCAGAATCCAACATAGCCCTCATATACTACTACTTCAAGGACAAGGAAGACCTTTACCACACCATCATCGACACCACTATAAGCTCTCTCTTCAGCATGGTGAGAACATCGCTCTCCATGGAAACCACGCCGGAGGAGCGCATCAGGGCTTTCATCTCCGCCTATATCTCTTTCATGGGAAAGCAGAAATATCTCCCCCGCATCCTTGCGAGGGAGATGGCGGAGAAAGGCCAGCACCTTGACCTTGTGGCCCGTGAATACCTCCAGAAAAGCCATTCCACCCTCCAGGAAACTCTGAGGGAAGGCTCGGAGAGCTGCTCATTCAACGAACTGGACTATGAGCTCACTGCCCTCTCCCTCCTCGGGATGATGGGCTTCTACTTCTTCGCCGCCCCCATGGTGAAGAAGATACTGAAAAAGAGCTCCTATGACCGCCAGTTTATCACGAAGCTCACGGAGCACACCGCGTCGCTGTTCTTCCAGGGCATCCAGGGAGCAAAAGCCCCTGAGAGAGCGAAGGCGGGGATAAAGAGGAGGGCTTCATGA
- a CDS encoding TolC family protein yields MKTLTRMSAAFFILCLLASQAPGAEESTKIYTLSECVSTAIENSYRLPTYDSRITQNKAKVKETMDAFNPTMTFQGSYTYQEPAIPFEIQGLPFAFPAASPIVPSFYQQYNLAVSKLITSFGKVEAAARLQSLSSEQYKLQKSAEREAVVFNTINTYYMVLFNQELVKIAQADESDWKEQYKLTGAQYKRGTVARYDLLRVEVALAQSHDQVISTSKNLEVSKRNLRTLMGLPAETRIDRIEKTSVWESFEKDHMDRPLDMWKDICDKCHPALLLGRLAMTQGWFSLEVARLDNAPALSASSTYSRLTPTAFGENWAWKNSLALNIPIFDGGVRTEKMDQAWELIRQAQLNLDDTKRNTLWNVEKAYLDLHDLPPRLETAKKQVESAQESYRVAQVRYKAGLNTMVEVVDAHRALIVSETNQMQLLFSYYTQMAALSYATGVLFDELFLEGRTRE; encoded by the coding sequence ATGAAAACCCTCACAAGGATGTCAGCCGCTTTCTTCATTCTTTGCCTCCTCGCATCACAGGCCCCGGGGGCGGAGGAGAGCACAAAGATTTACACGCTCTCTGAATGCGTCAGCACCGCCATAGAGAACAGCTACAGGCTCCCCACGTACGACTCGCGGATTACCCAGAACAAGGCCAAGGTGAAAGAGACCATGGACGCCTTCAATCCCACTATGACCTTCCAGGGCTCTTACACCTATCAGGAGCCCGCCATACCCTTCGAGATACAGGGGCTTCCCTTCGCATTCCCCGCCGCGAGCCCCATAGTTCCCTCTTTTTACCAGCAGTACAACCTTGCCGTCTCCAAGCTTATCACCTCCTTCGGGAAGGTCGAGGCCGCGGCGCGCCTCCAATCACTGAGCAGCGAGCAGTACAAGCTCCAGAAGAGCGCAGAGCGGGAAGCCGTTGTCTTTAATACAATAAACACCTACTACATGGTCCTCTTTAACCAGGAGCTCGTCAAAATAGCCCAGGCCGACGAGAGCGACTGGAAGGAACAGTACAAGCTCACCGGGGCTCAGTACAAAAGGGGCACCGTGGCCAGATATGATCTCCTGCGCGTCGAGGTGGCCCTGGCACAGTCCCATGACCAGGTGATAAGCACTTCAAAGAATCTGGAGGTCTCCAAGAGAAACCTGAGAACTCTCATGGGCCTCCCGGCAGAGACACGGATCGACCGCATCGAAAAGACCTCTGTCTGGGAAAGCTTTGAAAAGGACCACATGGACCGCCCTCTCGACATGTGGAAGGATATCTGCGATAAGTGCCACCCGGCGCTCCTTCTCGGGAGGCTTGCCATGACCCAGGGCTGGTTTTCACTTGAAGTGGCGAGGCTTGACAACGCCCCCGCCCTCTCGGCCTCCAGCACCTATTCCAGGCTCACCCCGACGGCCTTCGGTGAGAACTGGGCCTGGAAGAACTCCCTGGCCCTCAACATCCCCATATTCGACGGCGGGGTGCGCACCGAGAAGATGGACCAGGCCTGGGAGCTCATAAGGCAGGCACAGCTCAACCTCGATGACACCAAACGGAACACCCTGTGGAATGTCGAGAAGGCTTACCTTGATCTCCATGATCTCCCGCCCCGCCTGGAGACGGCGAAAAAGCAGGTGGAATCGGCTCAGGAGAGCTACCGTGTCGCCCAGGTGCGCTACAAGGCCGGGCTCAACACCATGGTGGAAGTGGTCGATGCCCACAGGGCCCTCATCGTCTCCGAGACCAACCAGATGCAGCTGCTCTTCAGCTATTACACGCAGATGGCGGCACTTTCCTACGCCACAGGCGTGCTGTTTGATGAACTATTTCTCGAGGGGAGGACAAGGGAATGA
- a CDS encoding ABC transporter ATP-binding protein translates to MHNNGFAVTVSDLVRKFGKFTAVDHISFSIKTGEIFGFLGPNGAGKSTTIKMLCGILAPTGGTGTVGGFDIRRDSEKIKRNIGYMSQKFSLYPDLTAEENMDFFAGVYGVHPLERRKRKDELCRMVGLQDKRTMVTSLLTGGWRQRLALSCALIHRPPIIFLDEPTSGVDPISRRDFWNIIQDLSHEGITTLVTTHYMEEAEYCQRLALINQGRLISQGTPVELRASFSYRIFYVECDNLIKALDVLSREPAFMETALWGSGLHVVAEPAGDPAAKIKELLEREQIALKAIKPAVVSLEDVFVYKVSQGKAS, encoded by the coding sequence ATGCACAATAACGGCTTCGCGGTCACCGTTTCGGACCTTGTGCGGAAGTTCGGCAAGTTTACCGCCGTGGACCACATAAGCTTTTCCATAAAGACCGGCGAGATCTTCGGCTTCCTCGGGCCCAACGGCGCAGGGAAATCAACAACGATCAAGATGCTCTGCGGCATCCTTGCGCCCACAGGGGGCACGGGAACAGTGGGAGGCTTTGACATAAGGCGGGATTCGGAAAAGATCAAGAGAAACATAGGCTACATGTCGCAGAAGTTCTCCCTCTATCCCGATCTTACCGCCGAAGAGAACATGGACTTTTTTGCCGGCGTTTACGGAGTGCACCCCCTGGAGCGAAGAAAGCGCAAGGACGAGCTCTGCCGCATGGTGGGCCTCCAGGACAAACGCACCATGGTGACGTCCCTCCTCACCGGGGGATGGCGCCAGCGCCTTGCGCTCTCCTGCGCCCTCATCCACCGGCCTCCCATTATATTCCTTGACGAGCCCACCTCCGGTGTCGATCCCATCTCCAGGAGAGATTTCTGGAACATCATCCAGGACCTCTCCCACGAGGGCATCACCACCCTCGTGACGACCCATTACATGGAGGAGGCCGAGTACTGCCAGAGGCTCGCCCTCATCAACCAGGGCAGGCTCATCTCCCAGGGCACCCCTGTGGAGCTGCGCGCTTCCTTCAGCTACCGCATTTTCTACGTGGAGTGCGACAACCTTATCAAAGCCCTCGACGTGCTCTCCCGCGAGCCTGCTTTCATGGAAACAGCCCTCTGGGGCTCGGGACTTCACGTGGTGGCTGAACCGGCAGGCGATCCGGCGGCAAAAATCAAGGAGCTGCTTGAGCGGGAGCAGATTGCCCTTAAGGCCATCAAGCCCGCTGTCGTGTCGCTTGAAGACGTATTTGTATACAAAGTGAGTCAGGGGAAAGCATCATGA
- a CDS encoding ABC transporter ATP-binding protein: MSGQGIEVHSLTKRFGATTALKDISFSIGKGELFGVLGPDGAGKTTLCRILAAVMSPTEGAVTIGPFTIGKDSEKVKHHTGYMPHAFGLYGDLTVEENIDFYADIFRVPFKERKERMERILGFTGMAPFTDRRSQNLSGGMKQKLQLACALIHTPEYLILDEPTFGVDPVSRREFWKLLLELLKGGLTILVSTSYMDEAQRCHRIALLSAGKILRQGDPVTIISDIPGVMTELCCDTTAETSRAIETLSEVRTVTLYGDRIHALLKEGVTADQFKSRIEEKGFSALPVSVITPSLEDYFIYLIEEERSHAQ, from the coding sequence ATGAGCGGCCAGGGAATCGAAGTACACTCCCTCACCAAGAGATTCGGCGCCACCACGGCGCTGAAAGACATCTCTTTTTCCATCGGGAAAGGGGAGCTCTTCGGCGTCCTCGGCCCCGACGGCGCCGGGAAGACAACCCTCTGCCGCATCCTGGCCGCCGTCATGAGCCCCACCGAGGGCGCCGTCACCATCGGCCCCTTCACCATAGGCAAGGACAGCGAAAAGGTGAAGCACCACACCGGTTACATGCCCCATGCTTTCGGGCTCTACGGCGACCTCACCGTCGAGGAGAACATTGACTTCTACGCGGATATTTTCAGGGTCCCCTTCAAGGAGCGGAAAGAGCGCATGGAAAGGATCCTGGGCTTCACGGGGATGGCGCCTTTCACCGACAGACGCTCCCAGAACCTCTCAGGCGGCATGAAACAGAAGCTGCAGCTTGCCTGCGCCCTTATTCATACGCCTGAATACCTTATTCTCGACGAGCCCACGTTCGGCGTTGACCCCGTCTCGCGCAGAGAGTTCTGGAAGCTCCTGCTCGAGCTTCTCAAGGGAGGCCTCACGATCCTGGTCTCCACGTCCTATATGGACGAAGCGCAGCGCTGCCACCGCATAGCCCTCCTCTCAGCGGGAAAGATCCTGAGGCAGGGCGATCCCGTCACCATCATCTCCGACATCCCCGGCGTCATGACAGAGCTCTGCTGCGACACCACGGCGGAAACCTCGAGAGCCATTGAAACACTGAGCGAGGTGCGCACCGTGACCCTTTACGGCGACAGGATCCATGCCCTTCTGAAGGAAGGCGTCACTGCCGACCAGTTTAAATCCCGAATCGAGGAGAAAGGGTTCTCAGCGCTCCCGGTGTCGGTCATCACCCCCTCGCTGGAGGATTATTTCATCTACCTTATTGAAGAGGAGCGAAGCCATGCACAATAA
- a CDS encoding ABC transporter permease: MSMIRLLAVIRKETIHITRDLRSLITAILLPLVLMVAYCESLSLDVNNIPMVIIDYDKTKESRDLVDRFVSSGYFSIVEYVDSYRAMQRAIDAGRAVIGLTIPRDFGKLINTAEKRVPLQVLLDGTDPNRGSTANGYTQVIAQNYSQQMIMDRFARLGIIQSAVPIQPRIRIWYNPTLRSKNFLVPGLVAMIMAILAALLTSATVAREWENGTMELLISTPISAFEIVLGKFIPYFIIGLIDSIMIIIVGTMYYHVPIVGSLALLALLIVLFLTGMLLLGLLISCSFRSTLMANQLAFMVTYLPTMLLSGFVFFIPGMPKVLQYLSRIVPATYFLTCSRGIFMKGVGMEVLYESFLFLAIFDMLVIALTIMSFRKTLDT, from the coding sequence ATGAGCATGATAAGGCTCCTGGCAGTCATAAGAAAAGAGACAATCCACATCACGAGGGACTTGAGGAGCCTCATCACGGCCATCCTGCTCCCCCTGGTGCTCATGGTCGCCTACTGCGAATCCCTGAGCCTTGACGTAAACAACATTCCCATGGTGATCATCGACTATGACAAGACCAAGGAAAGCAGGGACCTCGTAGACCGCTTCGTGAGCTCCGGCTATTTTTCCATCGTGGAGTACGTGGACAGCTACCGCGCGATGCAGCGGGCCATAGACGCGGGAAGAGCGGTCATCGGGCTCACCATCCCGAGAGATTTCGGCAAGCTCATCAATACCGCCGAGAAGCGTGTCCCTCTCCAGGTGCTTCTGGACGGCACAGACCCCAACAGGGGCTCAACGGCCAACGGCTACACGCAGGTCATCGCCCAGAACTATTCCCAGCAGATGATAATGGACCGCTTCGCCCGTCTCGGCATAATCCAGAGCGCTGTTCCCATACAGCCAAGGATAAGAATATGGTACAACCCGACGCTCCGGAGCAAGAATTTTCTTGTGCCGGGCCTCGTGGCAATGATAATGGCAATCCTTGCGGCGCTTCTCACGTCGGCTACCGTTGCGCGCGAGTGGGAAAACGGCACCATGGAGCTCCTTATCTCCACCCCGATCTCGGCTTTCGAGATAGTGCTGGGAAAATTCATCCCTTACTTCATCATAGGGCTCATCGACAGCATCATGATAATTATCGTGGGGACCATGTACTACCACGTGCCTATTGTGGGGAGCCTCGCGCTTCTTGCCCTTCTGATAGTCCTTTTCCTCACGGGGATGCTTCTGCTGGGCCTCCTTATCTCATGCTCCTTCAGATCGACCCTGATGGCCAACCAGCTTGCCTTCATGGTGACGTACCTTCCCACGATGCTCCTCTCGGGCTTCGTGTTTTTCATCCCGGGGATGCCCAAGGTGCTCCAGTACCTCTCCAGAATTGTGCCCGCCACCTATTTTCTCACCTGTTCCCGCGGCATCTTCATGAAGGGAGTCGGGATGGAGGTCCTCTACGAGTCTTTTCTTTTTCTTGCCATTTTTGATATGCTGGTGATTGCCCTTACGATAATGAGCTTCAGAAAGACCCTCGACACATAG
- a CDS encoding efflux RND transporter periplasmic adaptor subunit has translation MKKIIPLLILVIVGIVTYFYVKQIKASRVTPANIIEVTGSIETTEVDVSFQVPGQIARITVEEGDKIKKGDVLATLDERDLRQKIKEARASRATVLSQLPQLETKIKTSDEQEKKQLAQARTQIDQARYQWISLKKGSRDEDIAKAEYAIDQARHSFENASKNYERAELLYKDGAMPAQQRDSYLTAHLTAQDQLRQSKETYRLLLAGPREEDIEAARARVDQAEASYNLIKVQSLQTKQLVDQKGILGAQVKQAEEVIRSAQVQLSHSKAYAPIDGVVLIRAKEPGEVVSASTPVLTVANIEDVYLKAYIGNNDFGKVKLGQKVRITIDSSKNVFEGTIYYISDEAEFTPKSVQTKEDRVKLVYRIKARVENKSQELKPGMIADGTIDISTMGPEKK, from the coding sequence ATGAAAAAAATCATCCCCCTGCTCATACTGGTCATCGTGGGAATTGTGACCTACTTCTATGTCAAACAGATCAAGGCATCGAGGGTGACACCGGCCAATATCATTGAGGTGACGGGCTCCATCGAGACCACCGAGGTGGACGTGAGCTTCCAGGTGCCAGGGCAGATCGCCAGGATCACTGTGGAGGAGGGAGACAAAATAAAGAAGGGTGATGTGCTCGCGACCCTTGATGAAAGAGATCTCCGCCAGAAGATAAAGGAAGCCCGGGCGAGCAGGGCCACGGTGCTCTCGCAGCTCCCCCAGCTCGAAACAAAGATAAAAACCAGCGATGAACAGGAAAAAAAGCAGCTTGCCCAGGCCCGGACCCAGATTGACCAGGCGCGCTACCAGTGGATAAGCCTTAAAAAAGGCTCCCGCGATGAAGACATCGCGAAGGCAGAGTATGCCATTGACCAGGCAAGGCACAGCTTTGAGAATGCCAGCAAAAACTATGAGCGCGCCGAGCTCCTTTACAAGGACGGCGCCATGCCCGCCCAGCAGCGGGACTCCTACCTCACGGCCCATCTCACGGCACAGGATCAGCTCCGACAGAGCAAAGAGACATACCGCCTCCTCCTCGCGGGACCGAGGGAAGAGGACATAGAAGCCGCCAGGGCGAGGGTGGACCAGGCCGAGGCTTCGTACAACCTCATCAAGGTGCAGAGCCTCCAGACGAAGCAGCTCGTCGATCAGAAAGGCATCCTGGGCGCCCAGGTAAAGCAGGCTGAAGAGGTGATACGGTCAGCCCAAGTGCAGCTCTCCCATTCAAAAGCTTACGCCCCCATTGACGGCGTCGTGCTCATCCGCGCCAAGGAGCCCGGCGAGGTCGTGAGCGCCTCGACGCCCGTGCTCACCGTGGCCAATATCGAGGACGTGTATCTCAAAGCCTATATAGGGAATAATGATTTCGGCAAGGTGAAGCTCGGCCAGAAAGTGAGAATCACCATTGACAGCTCCAAGAATGTCTTCGAGGGGACCATCTATTACATTTCCGACGAGGCGGAGTTCACGCCCAAGAGCGTACAGACCAAGGAGGACAGGGTAAAGCTCGTGTACCGAATCAAGGCCCGCGTGGAGAACAAGTCACAGGAGCTCAAGCCGGGGATGATCGCCGACGGCACCATTGACATCAGCACCATGGGGCCGGAGAAAAAATGA
- a CDS encoding HNH endonuclease, translating into MMASEAQTRIEKDSRLCASEKALEICTIPRGESPEEVFLRDILSRESPATAGGALRAAGSSMMIKFFLPRELQEVWNLAAHLFLARLARVEGADSLGLPEEKFLAALLADFLTTEGTLKHAAHHHKILKRDRFKCQAPGCRCRRNLHVHHIIRRSQGGTDDPWNLITLCEACHLHLLHGLRTLSVRGRAPYGLTFIFGSLSEGGPFLVYENGSRSTVKHL; encoded by the coding sequence ATGATGGCCTCCGAGGCTCAGACAAGAATTGAAAAAGATTCCAGGCTGTGTGCGAGTGAAAAAGCCCTGGAGATCTGCACCATCCCCCGGGGCGAGAGCCCCGAGGAGGTCTTTCTCAGAGACATCCTCTCGAGAGAGAGCCCGGCCACGGCAGGGGGGGCTTTACGGGCGGCGGGAAGCTCCATGATGATCAAGTTCTTTCTCCCCCGGGAGCTCCAGGAAGTCTGGAACCTCGCGGCTCACCTCTTTCTCGCCAGGCTCGCCCGGGTGGAAGGCGCCGACAGTCTCGGACTCCCTGAAGAGAAATTTCTTGCAGCACTCCTGGCCGATTTTCTCACCACCGAGGGCACTTTGAAGCATGCGGCCCATCACCATAAGATCCTGAAGCGGGACCGCTTCAAATGCCAGGCTCCCGGCTGCCGGTGCCGCAGGAACCTCCATGTGCATCATATCATCAGGCGCTCCCAGGGCGGCACCGATGACCCCTGGAACCTCATCACGCTCTGCGAGGCCTGCCATCTTCACCTTCTGCACGGCCTGAGAACCCTCTCGGTAAGAGGCAGGGCGCCCTACGGCCTCACCTTCATATTCGGCTCCCTCTCGGAAGGCGGGCCCTTCCTGGTCTATGAAAATGGCTCCAGGTCAACGGTGAAGCACTTATGA
- a CDS encoding HD domain-containing phosphohydrolase, protein MSIKMRLLIALIPAMLIFLALLIYFGSLSERLLRLEHRQVVRIIATSYGVRFSTIVDSASTIADILGDSMEAEPALTEEFVNKLAQKIMVERTAGISGLCVSLEPGIIGKGEFALYFKKPPAEKKEAICTSLATREYDYRNREWYRTAMESGKGFWTEAYFDKGGGDELVISYCSPVLIKNKTAGVIRADLSVSELAGELREFKITENGLAFLVTDKGRCIGSSEDTPQSGDSFWSDEKFLKDPDTPRLLKKLEEGKSSSIKLNNPITGEESRFYIRPVAPLKLNLVFVSALKDLHAPTIRLNYILIGICGAFIALAAVLIVMISSSVAKPLEKLVKQAEDYSSGNFESRLDEQEGPGEIKKLSRAFNAMGEEIGRKLHELREAQKEIVLHLGKAAEYRDTDTGFHIWRMSQYCGVLAKACGMKKDEWDLFLHASPMHDIGKIGISDNILLKPGELDEDEYSVMKTHTTIGTNILAEGKSQLLRIAQVVANYHHEKWDGSGYPHGLKGEEIPLMARIACIADVFDALTMKRPYKRAWTVEEALTELKEKSGQDFDPALVALFIEHLDEILAIREHFKDEMTE, encoded by the coding sequence ATGAGCATAAAAATGAGGCTTCTGATTGCCCTGATACCGGCAATGCTCATTTTTCTCGCGCTGCTGATTTATTTCGGCTCATTGAGCGAGCGGCTTCTCAGGCTTGAGCACCGGCAGGTCGTGAGGATAATAGCCACGAGCTACGGGGTGAGATTCTCCACCATCGTTGACTCCGCGAGCACTATCGCAGATATTCTGGGAGACAGCATGGAGGCAGAGCCTGCCCTGACTGAGGAATTCGTCAACAAACTGGCTCAGAAAATCATGGTGGAGCGCACTGCCGGCATATCCGGCCTGTGTGTCTCTCTGGAACCCGGAATAATCGGGAAAGGTGAGTTCGCCCTTTATTTCAAAAAACCCCCCGCGGAAAAGAAAGAAGCGATATGCACGTCACTGGCCACCAGGGAATATGACTACAGGAACCGGGAATGGTACAGGACCGCCATGGAATCCGGGAAAGGCTTCTGGACAGAGGCTTATTTCGATAAAGGAGGGGGAGACGAGCTCGTCATTTCCTATTGCTCCCCTGTGCTGATAAAAAATAAGACCGCGGGGGTCATAAGGGCCGATCTCAGCGTCAGTGAGCTTGCCGGTGAGCTCCGGGAATTCAAGATAACGGAAAATGGGCTCGCTTTCCTGGTGACGGATAAAGGCCGCTGTATCGGCTCCTCAGAAGACACTCCCCAGTCAGGTGATTCGTTCTGGAGCGATGAGAAGTTCCTGAAAGATCCCGACACCCCCCGTCTTCTGAAGAAGCTCGAAGAGGGAAAGTCTTCCAGCATAAAGCTGAATAATCCCATCACCGGAGAAGAATCCCGGTTTTACATAAGGCCCGTGGCTCCCCTGAAGCTGAATCTTGTCTTTGTCAGTGCTTTGAAGGATCTTCATGCCCCCACCATACGCCTGAATTATATACTCATTGGAATATGCGGTGCTTTCATTGCTCTTGCGGCAGTCCTGATCGTCATGATCTCCTCGTCGGTTGCAAAACCCCTTGAAAAGCTGGTAAAACAGGCGGAAGACTATTCCTCGGGCAATTTCGAGAGCCGGCTTGACGAGCAGGAGGGGCCGGGCGAGATCAAAAAGCTCTCAAGAGCTTTCAACGCAATGGGTGAGGAAATAGGCAGAAAGCTCCATGAGCTCAGGGAGGCGCAGAAAGAAATCGTGCTCCATCTCGGGAAAGCCGCCGAATACAGGGACACCGATACAGGCTTCCATATATGGAGAATGAGCCAGTACTGCGGTGTTCTTGCAAAAGCCTGCGGCATGAAGAAGGATGAGTGGGATCTCTTCCTCCATGCGAGCCCAATGCACGACATAGGGAAGATAGGCATCTCAGACAATATTCTTCTCAAGCCGGGGGAGCTTGATGAAGACGAGTATTCCGTCATGAAGACCCATACCACCATCGGCACCAATATCCTCGCCGAAGGCAAGTCACAGCTTCTCAGGATAGCTCAGGTCGTGGCAAATTACCACCATGAGAAATGGGATGGATCAGGCTACCCCCATGGCCTCAAAGGCGAGGAGATCCCCCTGATGGCACGCATAGCCTGCATCGCTGATGTCTTTGACGCCCTCACTATGAAAAGACCCTATAAAAGGGCGTGGACGGTGGAAGAAGCGCTCACGGAGCTGAAAGAAAAGAGCGGCCAGGATTTCGATCCCGCGCTCGTGGCGCTTTTCATCGAGCATCTTGACGAGATCCTGGCAATCAGGGAGCACTTCAAGGACGAGATGACAGAATGA